From Argopecten irradians isolate NY chromosome 2, Ai_NY, whole genome shotgun sequence, the proteins below share one genomic window:
- the LOC138316632 gene encoding uncharacterized protein encodes MFSCGLCSNTYRFRARYLAKRHMLEQHSGFAWQCQGCKGLFNRSTSKHACSKDGRLPPMVLVRRSNMESGQKVEEEYNSFLRSTSSLITTVSGEKDQSKANRSISHQKTMKRKIEDSRKVQIDTKLKEFKIPKMTQGMQEKERQEVERLESEERERAKEQLEREQQEKEEERLEKERQEKERQEEERLKSKEHEKAKEEKLEREKREKEEERQEKKEQEDREERKERPQDG; translated from the coding sequence ATGTTTTCCTGCGGCTTATGCAGCAATACGTACCGCTTCAGGGCGAGATATTTAGCCAAGAGGCACATGCTGGAGCAGCACTCCGGTTTTGCTTGGCAGTGCCAAGGATGCAAGGGGCTGTTTAACCGCTCGACGTCCAAGCATGCCTGTTCGAAGGATGGGAGGCTCCCTCCGATGGTTCTTGTGCGGAGAAGCAATATGGAGAGTGGCCAGAAAGTGGAGGAAGAGTACAATTCATTTTTACGGTCCACGTCCAGTCTTATCACAACCGTCTCCGGGGAAAAAGACCAGAGCAAGGCAAACCGTAGCATTTCTCACCAGAAAACGATGAAAAGAAAGATAGAAGATAGCCGAAAGGTTCAGATTGATACAAAGCTGAAAGAGTTCAAGATCCCAAAGATGACTCAGGGGATGCAAGAGAAAGAGAGACAGGAAGTAGAAAGATTGGAAAGTGAAGAACGAGAGAGAGCCAAAGAACAGTTGGAAAGGGAACAGCAGgagaaggaagaagaaagaTTAGAGAAAGAGAGACAGGAGAAGGAGAGACAGGAAGAAGAAAGATTGAAAAGCAAGGAACATGAGAAAGCTAAAGAAGAAAAGTTGGAAAGGGAAAAGCGAGAGAAAGAAGAAGAGAGACAGGAAAAGAAAGAGCAGGAGGACAGAgaggaaagaaaagaaagacCGCAGGATGGATAG